In Moorena sp. SIOASIH, the following proteins share a genomic window:
- the acs gene encoding acetate--CoA ligase encodes MSQPTIESILQEERLFPPPTNFAENAQIKSMAEYQQLYEQAKADPQGFWAQLADQELDWFQKWDTVLDWQPPFAKWFVGGKINISYNCLDRHLTTWRRNKAALIWEGEPGDSRTLTYAQLHREVCQMANVIKQLGVKKGDRVGIYMPMIPEAAIAMLACARIGAPHTVVFGGFSAEALKDRLVDAQAKLVITADGGWRKDKIVPLKIQVDKALENNGAPTVENVLVVERTKQGIDMEPERDHWWHDLQPGASADCPAEPMDSEDMLFILYTSGTTGKPKGVVHTTGGYNLYTHMTTKWTFDLKETDVYWCTADVGWITGHSYIVYGPLSNGATSLMYEGAPRPSNPGCLWDVVEKYGVTIFYTAPTAIRAFIKMGDQHPNARDLSSLRILGTVGEPINPEAWMWYHRVIGGERCPIVDTWWQTETGGFMLTPLPGATSTKPGSATFPFPGIIADIVDLDGNPVGDNDGGYLVIKHPWPSMIRTVYGDDDRFRRTYWEHIQPKDGQYFYFAGDGARKDSDGYFWVMGRVDDVLNISGHRLGTMEVESALVSHPSVAEAAVVGKPDDLKGEDVFAFVTLEGSYSASDELKQELKQHVVKEIGAIARPGDIRFTDALPKTRSGKIMRRLLRSLAAGQEVAGDTSTLEDRSVLDKLREGA; translated from the coding sequence ATGTCACAACCGACTATAGAATCAATCCTTCAAGAAGAACGGCTGTTCCCGCCACCAACTAACTTTGCCGAGAATGCCCAGATTAAGAGCATGGCGGAGTATCAGCAACTTTATGAACAAGCCAAAGCTGACCCCCAAGGGTTTTGGGCCCAGCTTGCAGACCAAGAACTAGACTGGTTTCAAAAGTGGGATACCGTATTAGATTGGCAACCTCCCTTTGCCAAGTGGTTTGTTGGTGGGAAGATTAATATTTCTTACAACTGTCTTGACAGACACCTCACTACCTGGCGTCGGAATAAAGCTGCCCTGATTTGGGAAGGGGAACCGGGAGACTCCCGCACCCTAACCTATGCCCAGTTACACCGGGAAGTTTGCCAGATGGCAAATGTGATCAAACAACTGGGAGTGAAAAAAGGCGATCGCGTTGGCATTTATATGCCCATGATTCCCGAAGCTGCTATTGCCATGCTAGCCTGTGCTAGAATTGGTGCTCCCCACACCGTTGTTTTTGGTGGCTTTAGTGCTGAAGCCCTCAAAGACCGACTGGTAGATGCTCAAGCTAAATTAGTAATTACTGCTGATGGGGGCTGGCGCAAAGACAAGATTGTTCCTCTCAAGATCCAAGTTGATAAAGCCCTAGAGAATAATGGCGCACCTACAGTAGAAAACGTCCTAGTGGTAGAACGCACCAAGCAAGGGATTGACATGGAACCAGAACGAGACCACTGGTGGCATGACTTGCAACCGGGAGCATCTGCTGATTGTCCAGCGGAACCCATGGATAGTGAAGATATGCTCTTCATTCTCTACACTAGCGGTACCACGGGTAAACCGAAAGGGGTTGTTCACACTACTGGTGGCTATAACCTCTACACCCACATGACTACCAAGTGGACCTTTGACCTCAAGGAGACCGATGTCTACTGGTGTACTGCTGATGTCGGCTGGATTACCGGACACAGTTACATTGTCTATGGTCCATTGTCCAATGGTGCTACTAGCCTGATGTACGAAGGGGCTCCCCGTCCTTCCAATCCCGGTTGCTTGTGGGATGTAGTAGAAAAATATGGAGTCACTATCTTCTACACTGCTCCCACTGCTATTCGTGCCTTTATTAAGATGGGAGACCAGCATCCCAACGCCCGTGATTTATCCTCCCTACGTATCCTAGGAACTGTGGGTGAACCAATTAACCCAGAAGCCTGGATGTGGTACCATCGGGTGATTGGGGGAGAACGTTGTCCCATTGTCGATACGTGGTGGCAAACTGAAACCGGTGGCTTCATGCTCACCCCCTTACCCGGTGCTACTTCCACTAAACCCGGTTCCGCTACTTTCCCCTTCCCAGGCATTATTGCTGATATTGTAGATTTAGACGGCAATCCAGTTGGGGACAATGATGGTGGTTATTTAGTTATCAAACATCCTTGGCCAAGTATGATCCGTACTGTCTATGGGGATGATGACCGTTTCCGCCGCACCTATTGGGAACACATTCAACCAAAAGATGGCCAATACTTCTATTTTGCTGGAGATGGTGCCAGAAAAGACTCCGATGGCTATTTCTGGGTTATGGGTCGTGTCGATGACGTGTTGAATATTTCTGGTCACCGCTTAGGAACCATGGAAGTGGAGTCAGCACTGGTTTCTCATCCTTCTGTAGCTGAGGCCGCTGTAGTCGGTAAACCTGATGACCTAAAAGGGGAAGATGTCTTTGCCTTTGTGACCTTAGAAGGCAGTTATAGCGCTAGTGACGAACTCAAGCAAGAACTAAAGCAGCACGTGGTCAAAGAAATTGGTGCGATCGCACGTCCTGGTGACATTCGCTTTACTGATGCTTTGCCCAAGACTCGTTCCGGTAAAATTATGCGTCGGCTATTGCGATCGCTAGCTGCAGGTCAAGAGGTTGCTGGAGATACCTCCACTCTAGAAGACCGCAGTGTTTTGGATAAGTTACGAGAAGGGGCTTGA
- the frr gene encoding ribosome recycling factor has protein sequence MKLADVETSMQKAVEATQRAFNTIRTGRANASLLDRVMVDYYDTPTPLKSLANITTPDASTIAIQPYDKSTLSKIEKAINLSDLNLTPNNNGEVVRLNIPPLTSERRKEFVKMASQLAEEGRVSIRNIRRDAVDSVRKEEKNKEISEDESRDLQEDIQKLTNKYTKKIDELLAAKEKDITTV, from the coding sequence GTGAAATTAGCTGATGTCGAAACCAGTATGCAGAAAGCTGTTGAGGCAACTCAACGGGCGTTCAATACCATTAGGACTGGTCGTGCCAATGCTAGTCTATTGGATCGGGTGATGGTTGATTACTATGATACCCCAACCCCCCTGAAATCTTTGGCTAATATCACCACGCCAGACGCTAGTACAATCGCCATCCAACCTTACGACAAAAGTACCCTGAGCAAGATCGAGAAAGCCATTAATCTTTCTGATCTGAATTTGACTCCGAACAACAATGGTGAAGTCGTGCGGTTAAATATTCCTCCACTCACTAGCGAGCGTCGTAAAGAATTTGTCAAAATGGCAAGTCAGCTTGCGGAGGAAGGTCGAGTGTCGATTCGCAATATCCGTCGTGATGCCGTTGACTCTGTCCGAAAAGAGGAAAAAAATAAGGAAATCTCTGAGGATGAGTCAAGGGATTTGCAGGAGGATATTCAGAAGTTGACGAATAAATACACAAAAAAAATTGATGAATTGCTGGCGGCTAAAGAGAAAGACATCACGACTGTGTAA
- a CDS encoding alpha/beta fold hydrolase gives MSSSFTAPIRDQIETKTWMWQGFSIGYKAYGNSGPAVVMVHGFGASSGHWRKTLPVLGENCRCYAIDLIGFGASAKPTPGKEIDYTFETWGQQIADFCREVVGGPAFLVGNSIGCIAVMQTAVDNPELAKGVALLNFSLRLLHERKRSELPWYQRLGAPVLQRFLRIKWVGQYFFSQLAKPKVVRNILLQAYCRPEAVTDELVDLIMAPAADPGAADVFIAFTSYSQGPLPEDLIPILPCPAIILWGTEDPWESIDLGRELAKFPTVERFIPLEGLGHCPQDEAPEIVNPILVNWIGENQVEG, from the coding sequence ATGTCCTCCTCTTTCACAGCCCCAATCAGGGATCAGATTGAAACAAAAACCTGGATGTGGCAGGGCTTTTCCATTGGGTATAAAGCTTACGGTAATTCTGGACCAGCTGTGGTGATGGTCCATGGCTTTGGGGCATCTTCCGGACATTGGCGCAAGACCTTGCCAGTGTTGGGGGAAAACTGCCGATGTTATGCCATTGATTTGATTGGCTTTGGGGCTTCAGCTAAACCGACTCCTGGTAAAGAGATAGACTATACCTTTGAAACCTGGGGGCAACAAATTGCGGATTTCTGTCGGGAGGTTGTTGGTGGTCCCGCTTTTTTAGTCGGAAACTCTATCGGCTGTATTGCCGTGATGCAAACCGCTGTAGATAATCCAGAGCTAGCCAAGGGAGTTGCCCTGCTCAACTTTTCTCTACGACTACTCCATGAGCGTAAACGGTCTGAACTCCCTTGGTATCAGCGTCTTGGCGCACCAGTACTTCAACGATTCTTAAGGATTAAGTGGGTTGGCCAGTATTTTTTTAGTCAGCTGGCTAAGCCTAAAGTAGTGCGTAATATTCTGTTGCAAGCCTACTGTCGTCCAGAAGCTGTCACTGATGAACTGGTTGATCTAATCATGGCACCAGCGGCTGATCCCGGTGCAGCTGATGTGTTTATTGCCTTTACTAGCTATTCTCAAGGACCACTACCAGAAGACTTGATCCCAATTTTGCCTTGTCCTGCCATCATACTATGGGGCACCGAAGACCCTTGGGAATCCATTGACTTGGGACGAGAATTAGCGAAATTCCCCACTGTAGAAAGGTTTATTCCTTTAGAAGGTTTGGGTCATTGTCCCCAAGATGAAGCACCAGAGATAGTCAACCCGATTTTGGTCAATTGGATTGGGGAAAATCAGGTTGAAGGTTAG
- a CDS encoding class I SAM-dependent methyltransferase: MNFESGYQGLKSSADPQRWSAQKEVLTDEKLVIEGHPVMERWETPYMGAFAALVTRHGGRILECGFGLGISAHAIQSYAPEEHVIIEANDDVFKRLIDFQNSAVNKVTPILGLACDVLESFSDQSFDGIFYDTYPLNADEQHTHQFPFIKKVYPLLKKGGILSYCNLTSTGVLKNRYDSWEALFNETQVPYLLEAGVPEKDIKGIIIFKVSPPTDCLYFQHKTAMIPIIVKE; this comes from the coding sequence ATGAATTTTGAAAGCGGTTATCAAGGGTTAAAATCAAGCGCGGATCCCCAACGATGGTCTGCTCAAAAAGAAGTCCTAACCGATGAAAAATTGGTGATCGAAGGACATCCGGTTATGGAACGTTGGGAAACCCCTTATATGGGGGCTTTTGCGGCGTTAGTCACTCGCCATGGTGGTCGGATCTTAGAATGTGGCTTTGGCTTGGGAATATCGGCTCATGCTATTCAGTCTTATGCTCCAGAAGAACATGTGATTATAGAAGCCAATGACGATGTTTTTAAACGATTGATTGATTTCCAAAACAGTGCAGTTAATAAAGTAACCCCTATCTTGGGCTTAGCATGTGATGTCTTAGAATCATTTAGTGATCAATCATTCGATGGTATTTTCTATGATACTTATCCTTTGAATGCAGATGAACAACACACCCACCAATTTCCATTTATCAAAAAGGTTTATCCCCTGCTTAAGAAGGGTGGAATTTTAAGCTATTGTAATTTGACGTCAACAGGAGTTCTCAAGAATAGATACGATTCCTGGGAAGCTCTTTTCAATGAAACTCAAGTTCCTTATCTTCTTGAAGCAGGTGTTCCAGAAAAGGATATTAAGGGTATCATCATCTTCAAAGTTTCTCCACCTACTGATTGTTTATACTTTCAACATAAGACAGCCATGATTCCCATTATTGTCAAAGAGTAA
- a CDS encoding thioredoxin family protein yields MTIEKIIITIGSYAPDFELPGTDEQVHHLCRYLEHFSGVGVIFLGNNCPYVNSYIPRLKHIQDQFEHQGFTLVGINANDVYQYPAESFEEMKQFCQDQQLNFPYLWDPTQDVAHSFGAQKTTEAFLIDNKGVVCYNGSIDDNPQDGDAVQAHYLYSAIASLLAGQEISPQSTKVTGSPIQWR; encoded by the coding sequence ATGACTATAGAAAAAATCATCATCACCATTGGCAGTTATGCTCCGGATTTTGAATTGCCGGGAACTGATGAGCAGGTTCACCATCTCTGCCGTTACTTAGAACATTTCTCAGGAGTCGGAGTTATTTTCTTAGGCAACAACTGCCCCTATGTCAATTCCTACATCCCAAGACTCAAACACATTCAAGACCAGTTTGAACATCAAGGTTTTACCCTAGTGGGCATTAATGCCAATGATGTTTATCAGTACCCCGCAGAGAGTTTTGAGGAGATGAAGCAGTTCTGCCAAGATCAGCAATTGAACTTTCCTTACCTTTGGGATCCAACTCAAGACGTAGCTCACAGCTTTGGTGCCCAGAAAACGACTGAGGCATTTTTGATTGACAATAAGGGAGTTGTATGCTATAATGGGTCAATTGATGATAATCCCCAAGATGGTGACGCAGTACAAGCCCATTACTTATACAGTGCGATCGCGTCTCTTTTAGCAGGGCAAGAGATTTCACCACAATCAACTAAGGTAACTGGTAGTCCTATTCAGTGGCGTTAA
- the pyrH gene encoding UMP kinase: protein MGIKYRRVLLKLSGEALMGNLGYGISPEVVQEIAAEVAAVLNEGVQMAIVVGGGNIFRGLKAAAGGMDRATADYIGMIATVMNALTLQDALERNQIPTRVQTAIEMQEVAEPYIRRRAIRHLEKGRVVIFGAGSGNPFFTTDTTAALRAAEIDAEVIFKATKVDGIYDCDPKLNPNARRYRSLTYSHVLSQDLRVMDSTAIALCKENNLPIMVFDLRVRGNIHRAVMGETVGTIVGGSCEIS, encoded by the coding sequence ATGGGGATAAAATACCGAAGGGTTTTACTAAAATTGAGCGGTGAAGCCTTGATGGGCAATTTGGGCTACGGCATCTCACCGGAAGTAGTTCAGGAAATCGCAGCTGAAGTGGCTGCCGTTTTGAATGAAGGTGTTCAAATGGCAATCGTTGTTGGTGGTGGCAATATCTTTCGCGGACTTAAAGCTGCAGCAGGGGGGATGGATCGGGCAACTGCTGACTATATCGGTATGATTGCGACAGTGATGAATGCCTTGACTTTGCAAGATGCTCTAGAACGAAACCAGATCCCGACACGGGTGCAAACTGCAATCGAAATGCAGGAAGTGGCAGAACCCTATATCAGGCGTCGTGCCATTCGCCACCTGGAAAAGGGACGAGTGGTCATTTTTGGTGCAGGTAGTGGTAATCCCTTCTTTACCACTGACACCACCGCTGCTTTACGAGCGGCAGAAATCGATGCTGAGGTAATATTTAAGGCAACTAAAGTCGATGGTATTTATGATTGTGATCCTAAGCTGAATCCTAATGCCCGACGGTATCGCAGCCTGACCTACAGCCATGTCTTAAGTCAGGATTTGCGGGTGATGGATAGTACTGCGATCGCATTATGTAAAGAGAATAACCTCCCAATTATGGTATTTGATCTAAGGGTGCGGGGTAATATTCACCGCGCTGTTATGGGAGAAACTGTTGGAACAATTGTGGGAGGTTCCTGTGAAATTAGCTGA
- a CDS encoding DUF6816 family protein has product MKRILGLCLVLTLLFGSGEAQAGELAERLGQFPDWKSKPPVTAATGDLLYPTWMKGTWKVTSTLIEQIAPLAPEIVTPGFEGNRSHLKEPISFLVRFQQVGKSSSGLGDWFIPFRTRRSRQNLSVLKPTSEVVADRGFNGLNIAKAYLGERIIRAVKVDPNTPNRQITLLRTGSQLVSVITGRASEIPAPDQFIATEVVNQVFRGTRRPFFNEVETTTAYQFYKSPSPIIKADQVTAVYLSPQDPDYFKALEQPVALYRYQLELVAVKDS; this is encoded by the coding sequence TTGAAAAGAATTTTGGGATTATGTCTGGTGTTGACCTTACTCTTTGGTAGTGGTGAGGCTCAGGCAGGAGAGTTAGCTGAGCGTTTAGGTCAGTTTCCCGATTGGAAAAGCAAACCACCAGTGACAGCGGCGACCGGTGATTTGCTATATCCCACTTGGATGAAGGGGACTTGGAAAGTTACCAGCACCCTGATCGAGCAGATAGCACCTCTAGCACCAGAAATAGTCACCCCAGGATTTGAAGGTAATCGCAGTCATCTCAAGGAGCCAATTAGTTTTCTGGTGAGGTTTCAACAAGTTGGGAAATCAAGCTCAGGGCTTGGGGATTGGTTTATTCCCTTTAGAACTCGACGTTCTAGACAAAATCTATCAGTATTAAAACCTACCTCAGAGGTGGTTGCTGACCGAGGGTTCAATGGGTTGAATATTGCTAAGGCTTACTTAGGCGAACGCATAATTAGAGCTGTCAAAGTAGACCCCAATACCCCTAATCGTCAGATTACCCTTCTGCGCACCGGGAGCCAACTAGTTTCAGTGATTACTGGTCGTGCTTCTGAAATACCAGCTCCGGATCAGTTTATTGCCACAGAAGTTGTCAACCAAGTCTTTCGCGGTACTCGCCGACCTTTTTTCAACGAAGTAGAAACCACAACAGCATATCAGTTCTATAAATCACCTAGTCCAATTATTAAGGCTGACCAAGTTACAGCGGTTTACCTCTCACCACAAGACCCCGATTACTTTAAAGCTTTGGAACAACCTGTGGCTCTCTATCGCTATCAATTAGAGCTAGTAGCAGTTAAGGATAGTTGA
- a CDS encoding glycine amidinotransferase, which translates to MVVGIADYASFEPKEPGNHPKLRDQNLAEIIPFPSGPKDPKVLEKANEELNGLAYLLKDHDVIVRRPEKFDFTKSIKTPYFEVANQYCGVCPRDVMITFGNEILEATMSKRARFFEYLPYRKLVYEYWNKDEHMIWNAAPKPTMQDSMYLENFWELSLEERFKRMHDFEFCITQDEVIFDAADCSRLGKDILVQESMTTNKTGIRWLKKHLEPRGFRVHPVHFPLDFFPSHIDCTFVPLRPGLILTNPERPIREEEEKIFKDNGWEFITVPQPTCSNDEMPMFCQSSKWLSMNVLSISPTKVICEEREKPLQELLDKHGFEVFPLPFRHVFEFGGSFHCATWDIRRKGECEDYFPNLNYQPLFG; encoded by the coding sequence ATGGTCGTAGGAATTGCAGACTACGCTAGCTTTGAACCAAAAGAACCAGGGAATCATCCGAAATTAAGAGATCAGAATTTAGCGGAAATCATTCCTTTCCCCAGTGGACCTAAAGACCCTAAAGTCCTTGAAAAAGCTAATGAGGAATTAAATGGACTGGCTTATTTATTAAAAGACCACGATGTGATAGTAAGAAGACCAGAAAAATTTGATTTTACCAAATCTATAAAAACCCCTTACTTTGAAGTTGCCAATCAATACTGTGGAGTCTGTCCTCGGGATGTCATGATTACCTTTGGGAATGAAATCCTGGAAGCGACTATGTCGAAGAGAGCTAGATTTTTTGAATACTTACCTTACCGGAAATTAGTCTATGAATATTGGAATAAAGACGAGCATATGATTTGGAATGCTGCGCCTAAACCGACTATGCAGGATAGTATGTATCTAGAAAATTTCTGGGAGCTGTCTTTAGAAGAACGATTTAAGCGTATGCATGATTTTGAATTTTGTATTACACAAGATGAAGTTATTTTTGATGCGGCTGACTGTAGCCGATTAGGAAAGGATATATTAGTTCAGGAATCGATGACAACAAATAAAACAGGAATTCGGTGGTTAAAAAAGCACCTAGAACCAAGAGGATTTCGGGTTCACCCTGTTCATTTTCCCCTTGATTTTTTCCCATCACACATTGACTGTACGTTTGTTCCTTTGCGACCAGGTCTTATTTTGACAAACCCTGAAAGACCTATACGGGAAGAGGAGGAGAAGATTTTTAAAGACAATGGCTGGGAGTTTATCACAGTTCCTCAACCCACTTGCTCGAATGATGAAATGCCAATGTTTTGCCAGTCCAGTAAGTGGTTGTCAATGAATGTTTTGAGTATATCACCGACAAAGGTTATCTGTGAGGAAAGAGAAAAACCTCTCCAAGAATTGTTGGATAAGCATGGATTTGAGGTTTTTCCTTTACCCTTTAGACATGTATTTGAATTTGGCGGGTCTTTTCATTGTGCAACGTGGGACATTCGCAGAAAAGGCGAGTGTGAAGATTATTTTCCAAATTTAAACTATCAACCGCTTTTTGGTTAA